In Nicotiana tabacum cultivar K326 chromosome 21, ASM71507v2, whole genome shotgun sequence, one DNA window encodes the following:
- the LOC107786359 gene encoding 18S rRNA (guanine-N(7))-methyltransferase RID2-like yields MSRPELLAPPEIFYNDDEARKYTSSSRIIDIQTQLSERALELLALPDDGVPRLLLDIGCGSGLSGETLTEHGHQWLGWDISESMLDIALEREVEGDLLLGDMGQGLGLRPGVLDGAISISAVQWLCNADKSSHEPRIRLKAFFGSLYRSLGRGARAVLQIYPENLAQRELILGFAMRAGFSGGIVVDYPHSSKRRKEYLVLTCGPPSLSTTTPDGKGEDGESCSDEDSSEDEENQTVCISDRRRPRKKQKLNKKGKGRDWVLKKKEQMRKKGNAVPPDSKYTARKRKDRF; encoded by the exons ATGTCAAGACCAGAACTTCTAGCACCGCCAGAAATTTTCTACAACGACGATGAAGCTCGAAAGTACACCTCATCTTCTCGAATTATCGACATACAG ACACAACTTTCGGAGAGAGCATTGGAGCTTCTTGCTTTGCCAGATGATGGCGTCCCAAGATTACTTCTTGATATTG GTTGCGGATCAGGTCTAAGTGGGGAGACACTCACTGAGCATGGACACCAGTGGCTTGGTTGGGATATATCAGAATCAATGCTTG ATATTGCATTGGAGCGTGAGGTTGAGGGTGATCTACTTCTGGGTGACATGGGTCAG GGATTAGGGCTTCGACCTGGTGTTCTGGATGGTGCCATCAGTATCTCAGCTGTGCAG TGGTTGTGCAACGCTGACAAATCTTCTCATGAACCTCGGATAAGATTGAA GGCATTCTTTGGTTCCTTGTATAGAAGTTTGGGTAGGGGAGCAAGAGCAGTACTCCAGATCTATCCAGAAAATCTTGCTCAGCGGGAGCTGATTCTGGGTTTTGCCATGCGAGCTGGATTTTCTGGAGGAATAGTTGTTGACTACCCACACAG TTCTAAAAGGAGGAAAGAGTACTTAGTTCTGACTTGTGGTCCGCCGTCGCTCAGCACCACTACTCCAGATGGAAAGGGTGAAGATGGAGAGAGTTGCTCTGATGAAGACAGCAGCGAGGATGAAGAAAACCAGACG GTTTGCATATCTGACCGGCGTAGACCTAGAAAAAAGCAAAAATTGAACAAGAAAGGCAAAGGGAGGGATTGGGTTCTGAAGAAGAAAGAACAGATGAGGAAAAAGGGGAACGCAGTTCCTCCAGATAGCAAATACACAGCACGTAAAAGAAAAGATCGGTTTTGA
- the LOC107786360 gene encoding uncharacterized protein LOC107786360 isoform X2, translating into MPQKSDKSFGKVPNNSNAYAANSAGNLNSHSGKENYQHIWQRIQKKDANVSNCDLKNSDFSQVHDGLNDDIFKTNLPIFVDVILSSKSAFTDQEKLKFLTDLSRNNSPGSLQENKSKYGKGSPVNGACLNCTMQSNGAVNSAGQIGGAKSLRSAADSRTETSTLKIRYQKKNVQYVSSQPYSNPCSCNMEARGDVPVPISVSSVDNKMVEDGSNLLCRSANFHNPTEQLASKCQPPSSSSLHVVINAGQNLESLPGVTQFKKLRNCNTCTTTEEHYKNAASSKLLIPGDKARIFSSLQNDFRSICWAVTEAHRAQLSSEAIELGKGYPVAEFEKLLYFASPVVCPHIRTCQACVSGQGAPLCRHEIPNISLGNLWQWYEKHGSYGLEVKAEDHRSCRQCGIDRLKFSAYFVPLFSGVQLFKYHRTHTSYKDNGTPGSIDVVDSGINKISEGSPMVDLRTIFSVLVPQPRVEDSSSLQKRNVVSDSCSSQERSNTDLHHPPVEFKLSDDNVELLFEYFEREQPQNRKPLFEKIQELVAGNLPSSSGVYGDPSVLQSSRLSDLHPYSWFSVAWYPIYKIPNGNLRSAFLTYHSLGHYVGRGHTLEARHLDACIVSPVVGLQSYNAQGECWFQPRHCADHLKEVTLDSDPCSVLRDRLKTLEQTASLMSRAVRTSGTETLVNRHPDYEFFLSRQRELP; encoded by the exons ATGCCACAAAAAAGTGATAAGTCCTTCGGGAAAGTGCCAAATAATTCAAATGCCTATGCAGCTAACAGTGCTggaaacctgaatagtcactctGGGAAGGAAAACTATCAGCATATATGGCAAAGAATTCAGAAAAAGGACGCTAATGTAAGCAACTGTGACTTGAAAAACTCAGACTTCTCGCAGGTTCATGATGGGTTAAATGATGATATCTTCAAAACAAATCTTCCTAtttttgttgatgttattttatcaTCGAAATCAGCATTTACAGATCAGGAAAAACTCAAATTTCTGACGGACCTGAGTAGAAATAATAGTCCAGGTTCCCTACAGGAAAACAAAAGTAAGTATGGGAAAGGTTCTCCTGTCAATGGAGCTTGTTTGAATTGTACCATGCAGTCAAATGGTGCAGTGAATTCAGCTGGCCAAATAGGTGGGGCAAAAAGCTTGAGAAGTGCTGCAGATTCTCGTACTGAGACTAGTACTCTTAAGATTAGATATCagaaaaagaatgttcaatatgTTTCTTCCCAACCATATTCAAATCCTTGTTCCTGTAACATGGAGGCAAGGGGAGATGTCCCAGTTCCAATTTCTGTTTCCAGTGTAGATAATAAAATGGTGGAGGATGGGTCGAACTTGTTATGTAGATCAGCGAACTTCCATAACCCAACGGAGCAACTAGCTTCTAAATGTCAACCTCCTAGTTCGTCTTCTCTGCACGTGGTAATAAATGCAGGTCAAAATTTAGAATCTTTACCAGGTGTTACTCAGTTTAAGAAGTTGAGAAATTGTAACACGTGTACTACTACAGAGGAGCACTACAAGAATGCTGCTTCTTCAAAGTTGTTGATTCCTGGAGATAAAGCCCGAATATTTTCTAGTCTTCAAAACGATTTCAGAAGCATTTGTTGGGCAGTGACTGAGGCCCATAGGGCACAACTATCCTCTGAAGCCATTGAGTTGGGTAAGGGCTATCCCGTTGCTGAGTTTGAGAAACTTCTTTATTTTGCCTCTCCAGTTGTATGTCCACATATCCGGACTTGTCAGGCTTGTGTCAGTGGTCAAGGTGCACCTCTATGCAGGCATGAGATACCAAATATCTCTTTGGGGAACTTGTGGCAGTGGTATGAGAAACATGGAAGCTATGGTTTAGAAGTAAAAGCGGAGGATCATAGAAGTTGTAGACAATGTGGGATTGATCGTCTTAAGTTCAGTGCATATTTTGTTCCACTTTTCTCAGGCGTTCAGCTCTTCAAGTACCATAGGACTCATACAAGCTATAAAGATAATGGAACTCCGGGGTCGATAGATGTGGTGGACTCTGGGATAAATAAAATATCTGAGGGTTCACCTATGGTAGACCTTCGCACAATATTTTCTGTACTTGTACCTCAACCTCGTGTTGAGGACTCAAGCTCTTTGCAAAAAAGGAATGTTGTCTCTGACTCCTGTTCATCTCAAGAGCGCAGCAATACAGATTTGCATCACCCACCAGTTGAATTTAAGTTGTCTGATGATAATGTGGAGCTTCTGTTTGAATATTTCGAACGTGAACAGCCTCAAAATCGTAAACCTTTATTTGAAAA GATTCAGGAACTTGTTGCTGGTAATTTGCCTTCAAGTTCTGGAGTTTATGGAGATCCATCCGTCCTACAGTCCTCTCGCTTATCTGACCTGCACCCTTATTCGTG GTTTTCTGTCGCATGGTACCCCATTTATAAGATACCAAACGGTAACTTGCGTTCTGCTTTTTTGACTTATCATTCACTTGGCCATTATGTTGGCAGAGGCCATACACTTGAAGCTCGACATTTGGATGCCTGCATAGTTTCTCCAGTTGTGGGCCTTCAGAGCTACAATGCTCAG GGTGAATGCTGGTTTCAGCCAAGGCACTGTGCAGACCACCTGAAAGAAGTGACCTTGGATTCAGATCCTTGTTCAGTTCTACGAGATCGACTAAAAACATTAGAGCAGACTGCATCTCTTATGTCACGAGCTGTGAGAACGAGTGGTACAGAAACACTTGTAAACAGGCACCCGGATTATGAGTTTTTCCTGTCCAGGCAACGTGAATTGCCTTGA
- the LOC107786360 gene encoding uncharacterized protein LOC107786360 isoform X1 has protein sequence MGNKNTQKTIKRNRDRRYISSTGDISNTASESSSRAERKNCRSNIHMPQKSDKSFGKVPNNSNAYAANSAGNLNSHSGKENYQHIWQRIQKKDANVSNCDLKNSDFSQVHDGLNDDIFKTNLPIFVDVILSSKSAFTDQEKLKFLTDLSRNNSPGSLQENKSKYGKGSPVNGACLNCTMQSNGAVNSAGQIGGAKSLRSAADSRTETSTLKIRYQKKNVQYVSSQPYSNPCSCNMEARGDVPVPISVSSVDNKMVEDGSNLLCRSANFHNPTEQLASKCQPPSSSSLHVVINAGQNLESLPGVTQFKKLRNCNTCTTTEEHYKNAASSKLLIPGDKARIFSSLQNDFRSICWAVTEAHRAQLSSEAIELGKGYPVAEFEKLLYFASPVVCPHIRTCQACVSGQGAPLCRHEIPNISLGNLWQWYEKHGSYGLEVKAEDHRSCRQCGIDRLKFSAYFVPLFSGVQLFKYHRTHTSYKDNGTPGSIDVVDSGINKISEGSPMVDLRTIFSVLVPQPRVEDSSSLQKRNVVSDSCSSQERSNTDLHHPPVEFKLSDDNVELLFEYFEREQPQNRKPLFEKIQELVAGNLPSSSGVYGDPSVLQSSRLSDLHPYSWFSVAWYPIYKIPNGNLRSAFLTYHSLGHYVGRGHTLEARHLDACIVSPVVGLQSYNAQGECWFQPRHCADHLKEVTLDSDPCSVLRDRLKTLEQTASLMSRAVRTSGTETLVNRHPDYEFFLSRQRELP, from the exons ATGGGGAACAAAAATACCCAGAAAACAATAAAACGAAACAGAGACAG GAGATACATTTCTTCTACTGGAGATATCTCAAACACTGCTAGTGAATCGAGTAGCCGTGCTGAGAGGAAAAACTGTCGTAGTAACATACACATGCCACAAAAAAGTGATAAGTCCTTCGGGAAAGTGCCAAATAATTCAAATGCCTATGCAGCTAACAGTGCTggaaacctgaatagtcactctGGGAAGGAAAACTATCAGCATATATGGCAAAGAATTCAGAAAAAGGACGCTAATGTAAGCAACTGTGACTTGAAAAACTCAGACTTCTCGCAGGTTCATGATGGGTTAAATGATGATATCTTCAAAACAAATCTTCCTAtttttgttgatgttattttatcaTCGAAATCAGCATTTACAGATCAGGAAAAACTCAAATTTCTGACGGACCTGAGTAGAAATAATAGTCCAGGTTCCCTACAGGAAAACAAAAGTAAGTATGGGAAAGGTTCTCCTGTCAATGGAGCTTGTTTGAATTGTACCATGCAGTCAAATGGTGCAGTGAATTCAGCTGGCCAAATAGGTGGGGCAAAAAGCTTGAGAAGTGCTGCAGATTCTCGTACTGAGACTAGTACTCTTAAGATTAGATATCagaaaaagaatgttcaatatgTTTCTTCCCAACCATATTCAAATCCTTGTTCCTGTAACATGGAGGCAAGGGGAGATGTCCCAGTTCCAATTTCTGTTTCCAGTGTAGATAATAAAATGGTGGAGGATGGGTCGAACTTGTTATGTAGATCAGCGAACTTCCATAACCCAACGGAGCAACTAGCTTCTAAATGTCAACCTCCTAGTTCGTCTTCTCTGCACGTGGTAATAAATGCAGGTCAAAATTTAGAATCTTTACCAGGTGTTACTCAGTTTAAGAAGTTGAGAAATTGTAACACGTGTACTACTACAGAGGAGCACTACAAGAATGCTGCTTCTTCAAAGTTGTTGATTCCTGGAGATAAAGCCCGAATATTTTCTAGTCTTCAAAACGATTTCAGAAGCATTTGTTGGGCAGTGACTGAGGCCCATAGGGCACAACTATCCTCTGAAGCCATTGAGTTGGGTAAGGGCTATCCCGTTGCTGAGTTTGAGAAACTTCTTTATTTTGCCTCTCCAGTTGTATGTCCACATATCCGGACTTGTCAGGCTTGTGTCAGTGGTCAAGGTGCACCTCTATGCAGGCATGAGATACCAAATATCTCTTTGGGGAACTTGTGGCAGTGGTATGAGAAACATGGAAGCTATGGTTTAGAAGTAAAAGCGGAGGATCATAGAAGTTGTAGACAATGTGGGATTGATCGTCTTAAGTTCAGTGCATATTTTGTTCCACTTTTCTCAGGCGTTCAGCTCTTCAAGTACCATAGGACTCATACAAGCTATAAAGATAATGGAACTCCGGGGTCGATAGATGTGGTGGACTCTGGGATAAATAAAATATCTGAGGGTTCACCTATGGTAGACCTTCGCACAATATTTTCTGTACTTGTACCTCAACCTCGTGTTGAGGACTCAAGCTCTTTGCAAAAAAGGAATGTTGTCTCTGACTCCTGTTCATCTCAAGAGCGCAGCAATACAGATTTGCATCACCCACCAGTTGAATTTAAGTTGTCTGATGATAATGTGGAGCTTCTGTTTGAATATTTCGAACGTGAACAGCCTCAAAATCGTAAACCTTTATTTGAAAA GATTCAGGAACTTGTTGCTGGTAATTTGCCTTCAAGTTCTGGAGTTTATGGAGATCCATCCGTCCTACAGTCCTCTCGCTTATCTGACCTGCACCCTTATTCGTG GTTTTCTGTCGCATGGTACCCCATTTATAAGATACCAAACGGTAACTTGCGTTCTGCTTTTTTGACTTATCATTCACTTGGCCATTATGTTGGCAGAGGCCATACACTTGAAGCTCGACATTTGGATGCCTGCATAGTTTCTCCAGTTGTGGGCCTTCAGAGCTACAATGCTCAG GGTGAATGCTGGTTTCAGCCAAGGCACTGTGCAGACCACCTGAAAGAAGTGACCTTGGATTCAGATCCTTGTTCAGTTCTACGAGATCGACTAAAAACATTAGAGCAGACTGCATCTCTTATGTCACGAGCTGTGAGAACGAGTGGTACAGAAACACTTGTAAACAGGCACCCGGATTATGAGTTTTTCCTGTCCAGGCAACGTGAATTGCCTTGA